The Desulfovibrio desulfuricans region AGCTATATTGCCCACCGTGCCAAACAGGGCTGTAACCACCTGATACGGCATGGCAAGGCCCACAGCCGTCATGGGGGCAACCCCAGCGGCTATCATCCACGGGATGGTCAGCACCGGGCCGCCAGCGCCAGTCATGCCCGCCAGAAAGCCCGTGCTCGCCCCGATGAAGAAAAACCCCGCCCTGCTCTGCCAAAAAACGCTGCCGCCAGCCTTGGGGGGGCGCAATACGCAAAAGCCTGCAAACAGGATGATGCCCGCCAGCAAAATTACCAGCGGCTTTGCGTTGATGCTGGCGTTGAGCACGGCCCCGGGCAGAGCCGCGAGGCCGCCGATCATAAAGGGCGTGGCCCGCGACCAGTCCACATGGCCCAAACGGCGATACATGACGGTTCCCACCAGCCCAATGGGCAAAAAGGACGCCAGCGCCGTCCCCATGGCCTCGTGCGGCTCAAGCCCGCTCAGCAGGATCAGGCCCGGAGGAACAAGAATACCGCCCACGCCCGTAAGCCCGACCAGAATACCCACCAGCAGGCATACAGCGCCCAGAACTATTAACAGCATATCTTCCTCAAAAATTAGGCAGACTGACCACCATGAAGCACAGCCAGAGCGTCAGTCCCCCACACAAGGCGCTATAGCGCAAGAGTTCACAAAGCGCCAGCAAGCGCTTGCGATCCCAGGGCGCGGCCTCGTCCTGTTCCGGCCCGAGCCAGGGTTTTGGCGTCAGCGTGCCGAAGTACACGGACGGCCCGCCCATGCGCGCGCCGCACAACCATGCGCAGACCGTCATGGACCAGCCGGAATTGGGGCTTGGCATACCTACGGCCTGTCGGGCCACAACCCGAAAACCGGGCCAGCGGCCTTGCCACACGCGCACGGGCCGCAGCCGACCGGGCAAAAACCGCAGATGATGCTCGCAAATGGCTACGCATCTGTCCGCAAGGCAGGCCGCACAGGCCGACAAACGGGCAGGAAGGTAGGCCAGCGCATCATCGCCGCGCGCCCCGGCCCAGCCCAGCCAGCGCCACTTTTCGGTCACGTAGCCCCACATGGAATCAGTGGTGCTCACGGCCTTGTAGCACCACATGGCCACGGGCCCGCCCACGAGCAGCCAGAAAAAAGGAGCCATAAAGGCGTCCGTAAGATTCTCAGAAAGCGTATCGGCCAGCGTTTTGCGCATGAGGAGACGGTCCATGCTGGATGTATCCCTGCTGACCAGCCACGAAAGCGCTTCGCGCGCTTGCGGCTCGTCATAGTGTTCGACCCGGCGCAGCACTTCCTGCCCGGTGCGCAGCAAGCTGCCCAGAGCAAGCCCGGCCCAGGCCAGATACAGGGCCAGCAGTGGCCCAAGCACCGGCAAGGAAACCAGCCCCCATGCCGCAACACCTGTCAGCCCCACAAGCACCGCCAGGGCAATCGCCCCGGCAAAACGCCCGCGCTGGCGTTCGGCATCCGGCCCGTTCTTGCGCATAACGCGCCGCGCCGGGGCTTCCAGCCAGTCCAGCAGCTTGCCCACCACGCAGACAGGGTGCCTCCAGGGCAGGGCAGGATCGCCCAGCCAGAGATCAAAAATCAGGGCCAGAGGGGCAAGCCACCAGCATTCCCACACGGAATAGGGGAATAGCTGCGCCAGACTCACGCCCAATTCTCCATAAGGCCGGTGCGGGCCAGGGCCATATACAGCACAATTCCCGCCGAGGTGGAAAGGTTGAGGCTGCGCACACGGCCCTCCAGCATGGGAATGCGGATACGGTGGGGTGAAAGCGCCAGAATTTCCTGCGGCAGACCGCGCGTCTCCGGCCCGAACACGAGGCAATCTTCCGGTTCAAAGGCAAACTGGTGCACCGGGGCGCTGACCTGCCCTTTTTTGGCCGAGGTCAGCACAAGGCGTGCGCCCTGCTGCCCTTGCGCTGCAAAGGCGGCCCAATCGGGCCAGACGCGCAGCCGCACGTTGGGCCAGTAATCCAGCCCTGCACGCTTGAGGTAGCGGTCTTCAAGCTTGAAGCCCAGAGGTTCAATGAGATTCAGGGTGGTATCCGTGGCGGCGCACAGCCGGGCGATATTGCCTGTATTGGGGGGAATTTCCGGCTCAAAAAGAACTATCTGCATGGTGTAGCTGACTGGTGGTAATAATGTGAATGGCACAGACTGGAAGTGCCAGCCATATTGCCGTGGCAAACATATCTAGTTGGCCTCCCCCGCGAGGGACAGGCGCATGCCGATGCGGTTGGTCAGGCCGCAGCGCTTTTCTTCTTCAAGAATATCCTTGAGAAACCGGGGCATGCCCGCATCTTCCAGAGCAGTGAAGCCCAAGCGGGCGTAAAATGGCGCGTTCCAGGGCACGTGGGTAAACGTTGTCAGATAGAGTGCGGGCATTTGGCGTTGCCGCATGCGCCCTGCAACCCGGCCAATGAGCGCCGCGCCTATGCCTTTGCGCATGTGGTCGGGGTGCACGTCAATCTGGGCCAGCAGGGCAGCATGGTCAATCAGCCGCACATAGGCGTAGCCCACAGGATTGCCCGCATGGTCAAGGGCCGCCCAGAGAAGGCCGTTTTGAACAGCTTCATGAAGTTTGTCCACAGGCGTGAAATCGGAACGGATG contains the following coding sequences:
- a CDS encoding sulfite exporter TauE/SafE family protein, encoding MLLIVLGAVCLLVGILVGLTGVGGILVPPGLILLSGLEPHEAMGTALASFLPIGLVGTVMYRRLGHVDWSRATPFMIGGLAALPGAVLNASINAKPLVILLAGIILFAGFCVLRPPKAGGSVFWQSRAGFFFIGASTGFLAGMTGAGGPVLTIPWMIAAGVAPMTAVGLAMPYQVVTALFGTVGNIADGHVDFALLPIICILEVAGFAGGVVLAKRTPTGMLRTLIGGVCCLLGLFLLVRELEQYFLN
- a CDS encoding GNAT family N-acetyltransferase, giving the protein MKSPQGYTIAQATACHVPLLAAIEVAAAGIFPPGSIPDHIRSDFTPVDKLHEAVQNGLLWAALDHAGNPVGYAYVRLIDHAALLAQIDVHPDHMRKGIGAALIGRVAGRMRQRQMPALYLTTFTHVPWNAPFYARLGFTALEDAGMPRFLKDILEEEKRCGLTNRIGMRLSLAGEAN
- a CDS encoding CobD/CbiB family cobalamin biosynthesis protein produces the protein MSLAQLFPYSVWECWWLAPLALIFDLWLGDPALPWRHPVCVVGKLLDWLEAPARRVMRKNGPDAERQRGRFAGAIALAVLVGLTGVAAWGLVSLPVLGPLLALYLAWAGLALGSLLRTGQEVLRRVEHYDEPQAREALSWLVSRDTSSMDRLLMRKTLADTLSENLTDAFMAPFFWLLVGGPVAMWCYKAVSTTDSMWGYVTEKWRWLGWAGARGDDALAYLPARLSACAACLADRCVAICEHHLRFLPGRLRPVRVWQGRWPGFRVVARQAVGMPSPNSGWSMTVCAWLCGARMGGPSVYFGTLTPKPWLGPEQDEAAPWDRKRLLALCELLRYSALCGGLTLWLCFMVVSLPNF
- a CDS encoding tRNA (cytidine(34)-2'-O)-methyltransferase — protein: MQIVLFEPEIPPNTGNIARLCAATDTTLNLIEPLGFKLEDRYLKRAGLDYWPNVRLRVWPDWAAFAAQGQQGARLVLTSAKKGQVSAPVHQFAFEPEDCLVFGPETRGLPQEILALSPHRIRIPMLEGRVRSLNLSTSAGIVLYMALARTGLMENWA